Sequence from the Megalops cyprinoides isolate fMegCyp1 chromosome 4, fMegCyp1.pri, whole genome shotgun sequence genome:
ATAGTTGCAATGTTGTGCTGTGTAAGCAGTTCTTATATTTTCAAGGGGTGATCTGACCACAGAACATTCATTCCCACTAGCCTGGGCGGCTAGTGGGAATGACAGTTGTGTTCTGTCCTTCACATGACCATATACTATACAAATGAATTTGAAGATGACACCAATGGAGCCGCGTCTCATTCCTGCTTGATTTCGCTTTTAATTGAGGTGGCTATTGCTGAAATCAAATCATTTTGGGTGGTTTTAGACATGCCAGTAAACACCGATGAAGATTGCAAATGCTCTGCAAGTAAATCGTCATATCGTGCAATCACCTCCGCTAGCTCTCTATAGTTTACCATGTTGTCTGAACTGGCCCCTTCGATATGCCCCCGGAATGCCAACTCTTGCATGCCCAGATAAGCACTGGGATCAGCCAGGCGCTTCAGAGTATCCCTATTACGACGCACTTTTGCATTGTGCGTTTGCAACCGTACACCCTCATCCACAACTTGATCGATTGGCATCCTGCCCAGCAATTTCAATCGAACTGCAGCACCAACGTGGTCTTTACATTTATCGTGGCGTTTTGTTGCCCTATCCACATTCTTTATACCACTCAACAGACCATGTTTGAGATTTCCCTATTAGCAGGCAAGGTCAGGACGGTTGTTCGTTAGGCTGCCAGTGAGCCATGGGTATTTCTCATACCATGTGGTGTTTAACACACTGACCTTACCATTTGGTTTGGTAATCTCGATTTTCGGAACTGGTCTCCCTGCTGCTTCGACCTCAACCTTCTCACTGTAGTCCAGCGAGTGAAATtgtgtatttactgaaacatgGACAACATCCGCTGTTTCCATTGTATCTTTATTAGCAATCAACAAAGCTAGCGTCCAAAAGAAAATACTTCTCGACTAAACACGACAACTCCTATCCATGCTGTATGACTAATGACACCAAACAAGATTCTTGCAGGATATCATTGATAACACCCCTCCCTCTAAACTCTGATTGGCTATTCACCAGCGCAGTAAGCTCCGCTGATTGGTTTACTGATGTTACGCACAAAATCCAGAGCCTCTAGACCCGCCCAAAGGGAGGTTCTCTCTGCATGCCTCTGGTCCTCCCTTACTGCCATTCACCCTAATGTTAAAAGCCAGGATTCACGAGTCGCTGCGGTAACAACCGTTTACAATGGACATCAATCAGAGGCTTGGGGATGTCGGACCTCCGTACAGTAATTTTCAATTGCGGTAGGAGGTGCTGTTGGTATTTTGACACGGGGAGACGATTTTTGTGACTTCGAAGTCAGAAGTCGAAGAAACTGATTTCGAATAAAAACTTTTCTCTGTAACCAAGAAAagttttaaatgacttttaaagCAGTGACGTTCGAGTGATAACGTCTCTGATGAGGTCGGGGACAAAAACCCGTCTTTCCTGGCGGATATCTTTTGAATAGCGCCTTGTTATTCAAAACATATTTGCTCTTCTGAAAATTGCGCGAGCGCATGTAGCCACCTGGCTGGATGACTACTAAATATTTGCCGAGATAGGAGTTCCTTTACGTCTAAATAAGTCTTAATAAATCGCATTTACTCTTAGGAGTGATAGTAGGACCaaatttacatcattttaaGAATTTTGGAGCCTGTCCGACTTGTTGCCTAATCTGATGAATACGGACCCAGATAAACTTTGTGCAAGCCAGTCTAATTCACCTCTACATACTAGCCATCTTTATCCTAATCATTTACAAACTGAAACAGTTCATTGCTGAATGCTTAAATTTTACGGtcataaaaaaaagctttggcTCTAAGAATGTTAAATTACCCACACATTCTATCCATGCTTTTGTAGCCTATAAATTTCAATATATAtctttattaataaaacaacaacgTTATCCATAACATACATAAGAGCTTAAGCTTTCATacaaaaggaatacatttttttcgATGATTTCCAGTTTATTTAAACaagtaaaaaagcaaaaaaaacttcaaaacatacatttcatcCTGAGACCAGAACTACTGTGTATCACACTTCACCTTTGAAGAACACAGGCGAAGTTACTGAAGATCCACGATGTACATGTCACATTATGTTTCTGCAATTGCATAGcctatatttcacattttcactatATGAGTAAAATGCAATACATACCTTTATTCACATTAAGTAATGCTATTGGTCTGCACTTCAGACTACTATATCCTTAGTACAAAGTGATCGACTGAGATGCTGATATTGAAATCTTCCTATGAAGAAGAGAGCCCTCTACATAGTGCTGTGGTACCATATTCATTAAAGGCCTTGTCTGCCCCAAGGTTTTCAATATTAGTACTTTTTAATGTGcttacataaaaatgaataggATAATGAGTAATTTCCAGGAACTTAACACTTCCAGCACCTTTCAGATAAAGAGATGAATACTAGGAATACTGGCCCAAGAGGGTACTGCTTTAAAACAACTGCATGAGAATGGTTTGTCTGGTTTAAGGAATGTTGCTTTTTGGCAAATGTTAGTATATACGGTATAACACATGGACTTGTCAGCAATTGGAAAGAAGGTCTTAATGGAAAGACTTGATAAATATATATCACCACAAGTGTAAGTAAGTAAGTATATATAAGTAAGTTTCAGTAACTACAGATTACCAGAGTGCtgtttgaaacattaaaaaaacgtTAACTAACTAGTTAACacggtggcagtgtagcatagtggttaaggagcaggactcgtcaccaaaaggttgctggttgtaccattgggcgaggtacttaacccacaattgcctcagtaaatatccacctgtataaattcataacattgtaaaaaaccaatgtaagtcgctcaggataagaccgtctgctaaatgccaataatgtaatgtaatgcttataagagttaaaagttaaaaaagactGACTGTCGGAAGAAGAGTATATCCTGTAACTGTTAAGGCCAGCTGTACACATGTATGAAAGAAATGGTACCAATGACTTGAACAGAGTTATTTTCCAATATACTCTGCATGTCAGTATTTTGGCCCCctatctgttgtttttgtgtttctccctgtctgtcagtgttgtccattgcttttgtttacagttcccatgtcTTCCTaccctgccccgctctccgccccgtccccgcccacctgatttcctgatcgtcTCCATCTGTCTCCTTGTCAACCCAGCCCTTTATaaaccctgcttgtctctgtcttgttgccagtttgtctcagtttttccccccctctgttGTGTGCCCACCTGATTACTCGTGTTGTTGATCCCctgctgacttctgcctgacttcTGACTTCGTCCCTGCCTGCCaccctgccttggttgcctgatctgcctgcctgcccggtttgacccagcctgttcctaTTTTTGACCCCTgcttgaccctgcctgttctgccattacgAACCTGCTCTGCAATGTCAATAAAgcctggtctgcgtttgagtctgCGCCTGTGCCCTGACACTTTCAGTCCAAAAAAgcactgtctttgtgtgtcaATGGTAAGCTTCTCCTCTGTGATACTAAGGTACGTTTTAGGTTTGGCCACAGACTCCAGGCTCTTAAAAGCTCCATTCATCTCTCcccatttaaaaagaaatctcTTGTCATCATGGTAACACTTCTTCTGTTCCACTTTCTGCAGCTGTAAGGATGTGAAGAGAGATTAAGATGAGAGAAATTCAAGCAAGAACATGATTATCTGAAAAACACtatgtttacagttttgttaCTGTGCCCACTTGTAACATTATGCATGACATTATTCAGTCACtggtttaaatgttaaaacatggGTGTTGGTAAAAGAAGGACCTTGTACAGAAAGTATCTGATTTTGACAAAATGCCAT
This genomic interval carries:
- the LOC118776117 gene encoding uncharacterized protein LOC118776117; amino-acid sequence: MFCRHTQCLEKKGEMLLQTSDGKTAIVDTTFGITSFEKHISVKTSQDPKTMTVYEHLASDHCVHMAFCFKDGNEMYFPFVSDKEVKLQKVEQKKCYHDDKRFLFKWGEMNGAFKSLESVAKPKTYLSITEEKLTIDTQRQCFFGLKVSGHRRRLKRRPGFIDIAEQVRNGRTGRVKQGSKIGTGWVKPGSQEPSTTAHSQGPGP